The Bacteroidota bacterium region CTTCGATGATTGCAGGAACTCTAATCGGCATCTTTACTGTAACCGATTGGAAGGTTGTACCGGCACAAAACGGCGACCCAATGCCAACCGCCAAAGCGATTGGCGAAATGTTTATGACCACCTGGCTCTTACCCTTCGAGGTTGCATCAGTGGTTTTGTTGGTCGCACTAATCGGTGCTGCAATTTTAGCAAGAAGAAACAAAGAAGAGAAATAGTGTCTGAAAACAGAAAACAAAAAAGAAAATTGACAGGCAATTAATGTTACAAATAGGATTAACGCATTATTTAGTTTTGAGCGCCATTTTATTTTCACTTGGAATTTTGGGTGTTGTAACTCGCCGTAATGCCATTTTAGTATTGATGGGCATCGAATTAATTCTTAATGCAGCAAATATAAATTTTATCGCATTCTCTCGTTACGGCACTTTTAATTTAGACGGTCAAATGGCTGCCATCTTTGTAATAGTCCTCGCAGCAGCCGAAGCTGCAATTGTTTTAGCAATCGTTTTAAACATATATAAAACTTTCCACACTGTGAACGTTGATGAAATTAATAAGTTGAAAGAATAGTTTGAAGATATGAACCAGGAATTAATTTTAATATTAACAATTTCAAACCTGCTGATACCATTTGTATCTTTTTTGATATTAATATTTTTCGGTAAACGACTTCCACGCGGCGGCGATATTGTCGGAACATCTCTTTTATTTGCTATGCTTGCTTCAGCTTTGACTGCGATGCTTTCCAAACTTGTTCTCTTCCCCGATGAAGTGATACAGGTTTCCTTCAAATGGCTCACTTTCGGAACTGTTCCTTTTATCGGTCAACTCGATTTACATTTAGGAATGGTTGTCGATAATCTTTCTTCGATTATGGTAGTCGTTGTTGCAATTGTCAGTGCACTTGTTCATCTCTTCTCAATCGGATATATGAAAGATGACATTCGCTACTCCCGCTACTTCGCTTATCTTGGCTTTTTCACATTTTCGATGATGATTATTGTTATCACAAATAACTTTTTTACAATGTATGTTGGTTGGGAATTAGTTGGTATCAGCTCGTATCTGCTAATCGGCCATTGGTTCGAGAAGAAGTCAGCATCCGATGCTGCGATCAAGGCATTCATTGTAAATCGCATTGGCGACCTCGGAATGTTTGCCGGTGTGATGATAGTATTTTTTACGTTCAGAACATTCTCGTTCGATGCAATTTTTTCAGCGATTGCGGACGGTCAAATTCCGATGGGAAGCGAAACCTGGTTGACCGCTGCCGGTATTCTAATTTTTTGCGGTGCAATCGGCAAGTCGGCACAATTTCCACTTCACGTATGGCTGCCCGACGCTATGGAAGGTCCCACACCTGTTAGTGCATTGATTCACGCCGCAACTATGGTTGCCGCCGGCGTTTATCTTGTCGCTCGCGTATTTGTTATGTTCACAGCCGATGCATTAATGTTTATTGCTTACATCGGAGCTATAACTGCTTTCGTTGCCGCAACAATTGCAATAGCTCAAAACGATATTAAAAAAGTTTTAGCTTACTCAACAATTTCTCAACTCGGTTATATGATTATGGGACTTGGAGTTGGAGCTTACACAGCCGGATTCTTCCACCTCGTAACACACGCAATGTTCAAAGCCGGTTTGTTCCTTGGTTCGGGTTCGGTTATTTACGGAATGCATCACGCTCTTCATAATCAGCACGATCATCATACCGACCCGCAGGATATTCGCAATATGGGTGGCTTGAAGAAAAAGATGCCTGTTACATTCTGGACTTTCCTGATTTACACACTTGCGATTTCGGGCGTGCCGCTTACTTCCGGGTTCTTGAGTAAAGATTCAATATTGGCTGGCACACTCGCTTATGGAAATTTAACGGGACATTTTTTGATTCCGGTTATCGGATTCTTAGTTGTCGGGCTTACAGCTTTCTATATGTTCAGGGTTGTGATAATTACATTTTTCGGTGAACACAAAGATAAGCACCGCTTCGACCTTATTCACGAATCACCGGCAGTTATGACGCTTCCATTAATAATATTTGCAGTTTTATCTTTCTTTGCA contains the following coding sequences:
- the nuoK gene encoding NADH-quinone oxidoreductase subunit NuoK: MLQIGLTHYLVLSAILFSLGILGVVTRRNAILVLMGIELILNAANINFIAFSRYGTFNLDGQMAAIFVIVLAAAEAAIVLAIVLNIYKTFHTVNVDEINKLKE
- the nuoL gene encoding NADH-quinone oxidoreductase subunit L, translated to MNQELILILTISNLLIPFVSFLILIFFGKRLPRGGDIVGTSLLFAMLASALTAMLSKLVLFPDEVIQVSFKWLTFGTVPFIGQLDLHLGMVVDNLSSIMVVVVAIVSALVHLFSIGYMKDDIRYSRYFAYLGFFTFSMMIIVITNNFFTMYVGWELVGISSYLLIGHWFEKKSASDAAIKAFIVNRIGDLGMFAGVMIVFFTFRTFSFDAIFSAIADGQIPMGSETWLTAAGILIFCGAIGKSAQFPLHVWLPDAMEGPTPVSALIHAATMVAAGVYLVARVFVMFTADALMFIAYIGAITAFVAATIAIAQNDIKKVLAYSTISQLGYMIMGLGVGAYTAGFFHLVTHAMFKAGLFLGSGSVIYGMHHALHNQHDHHTDPQDIRNMGGLKKKMPVTFWTFLIYTLAISGVPLTSGFLSKDSILAGTLAYGNLTGHFLIPVIGFLVVGLTAFYMFRVVIITFFGEHKDKHRFDLIHESPAVMTLPLIIFAVLSFFAFYSFNPFDATAGWIYQLLPRPESVVSMAMQAASIQIFGEAFHHAHYPAMFLSLAVAGLGILLAFATYYWKKINADAIAKRFSGVHKFLLNKWYFDELYGFVFVAGTHAVTRIMRWFDNNIIDGLVNNIGSWTVAFTLGYKEQWKSRTLSSSVYLTVASLTSVLVGIFSASALWPEASGFFNYIGAIAGGLLAGLLTLFGFWVGAGGFDKYVVDGMVNGVAYLSGFFGLVFRKFQTGRVQTYLIFVMFGFMILYFVFRTF